One region of Bacteroidia bacterium genomic DNA includes:
- a CDS encoding T9SS type A sorting domain-containing protein, with translation TIPGKNGFVSASNAWVTGLTAANYNNHDYTILYSPAFDFSGAGTYTLQFYTKFHTEPQYDGYIVEYSTNKGLSWTQLNNTVATGWYNTTAATSQIFPAGTAFFSGTQSTYSFVSQDVSFLAGTPYVCFRFVFKTDRVVVGSGAAIDDFEILYNPTLPNTALNLQGIHKNGQNLLTWKVENPQNVQFYTVEYSPDGSHFYALPDKIQSTQSKEYTYSHYSPYSRTFYRVVQHNKDGQNRFSNIVEISIAENTSLIVYPIPAQSSLSVQANFNAIGKVQYTLLNTNGQIVLTQNEDVQWAGAYTHSISIQSLPAGIYYLRIQESHQTTVKKIVKM, from the coding sequence ACCATTCCAGGCAAAAATGGCTTTGTCAGTGCTAGTAATGCATGGGTTACAGGTTTGACTGCGGCTAATTACAACAATCATGATTACACTATTTTGTATTCACCTGCCTTTGATTTTTCAGGTGCAGGAACTTATACCTTGCAATTCTATACTAAATTTCACACAGAACCTCAATATGATGGATATATCGTAGAGTATTCTACTAACAAAGGTTTGTCTTGGACACAGCTTAACAATACAGTAGCAACTGGTTGGTATAATACCACTGCTGCAACAAGCCAAATATTTCCAGCGGGAACAGCTTTTTTCAGTGGTACGCAGTCTACTTACTCTTTTGTATCTCAAGACGTGTCTTTTTTGGCAGGCACTCCGTATGTATGTTTTCGCTTTGTGTTCAAGACAGATCGCGTTGTTGTAGGTTCAGGTGCAGCTATTGACGACTTTGAAATACTCTACAATCCCACTTTACCTAATACAGCACTTAACTTACAAGGTATTCATAAAAATGGGCAGAATCTTCTCACTTGGAAAGTTGAAAATCCCCAAAATGTTCAGTTCTACACTGTTGAGTATAGCCCTGATGGCAGCCATTTCTATGCTTTACCTGACAAAATTCAATCTACTCAAAGCAAAGAATACACATATTCCCATTACAGCCCTTATTCAAGAACATTCTATCGTGTGGTACAACATAACAAAGATGGACAAAACCGCTTCTCTAACATTGTAGAGATAAGCATTGCCGAAAATACAAGCTTAATAGTCTATCCAATTCCTGCGCAATCTTCTCTATCTGTTCAGGCTAATTTTAACGCAATAGGCAAAGTGCAGTACACACTACTCAACACAAATGGACAAATAGTATTGACACAAAATGAAGACGTTCAGTGGGCAGGAGCTTATACTCACAGCATTAGCATTCAATCACTACCTGCGGGGATTTACTATTTACGAATTCAAGAGTCGCATCAAACTACTGTTAAGAAAATTGTCAAGATGTAG